One stretch of Streptomyces hygroscopicus DNA includes these proteins:
- a CDS encoding cobaltochelatase subunit CobN — MILLLSTSDTDLLSARAAAGPVPYRLANPARLAPGDLPGLLDGAELVVVRLLGGIRAWQEGLDALLAGDLPVVVLTGEQAPDAQLMEASTVPVGIAAEAHAYLAHGGPANLDQLARFLSDTVLLTGHGFEPPAPAPTWGPLERTDRAVGPGDVTGPTIAVLYYRAHHMSGNTAFVEALCRAVEDAGGRPLPLFVASLRAPEPELIEALGAADAIVTTVLAAGGTRPAEASAGGDDEAWDAGALTALDVPVLQALCLTSSRAAWEENDEGLSPLDAATQVAVPEFDGRLITVPFSFKEVDEDGLPVYAADAERAARVAGIAVRHARLRHIPAADKRLALVLSAYPTKHSRIGNAVGLDTPASAVALLRRLRADGYDLGPEDGPDALPGLVSGDGDDLIRALIEAGGHDQEWLTEEQLARNPVRVPAADYRRWYATLPQALRDAVEEHWGPPPGQMFVDTSRDPEGEIVLAALRRGNLLVVIQPPRGFGENPIAIYHDPDLPPSHHYLAAYRWMATSRADGGFGADAMVHLGKHGNLEWLPGKNAGLSAACGPDAALGDLPLIYPFLVNDPGEGTQAKRRVHATLVDHLVPPMARADSYGDIARLEQLLDEYAAISAMDPAKLPAIRAQIWTLIQAARLDHDLGLDDRPDDDGFDDFLLHVDGWLCEVKDAQIRDGLHVLGTAPAGLARVNLVLAILRARQIWGGTSALPGLREALGLDESAATRTGADEAEERARALVQAMEDAEWAPEAVEKAVLTLPEEQRPGVSAILDFAAREVVPRLAATTDEIDHAVHALAGGFVPAGPSGSPLRGLVNVLPTGRNFYSVDPKAVPSRLAWETGQALADSLLERYRADNDGQWPKSVGLSLWGTSAMRTSGDDVAEALALLGVRPVWDDASRRVTGLEPVPLDQLGRPRVDVTLRISGFFRDAFPHVVGLLDDAVRLAASLEESDEDNYIRAHTRADLAAHGDERRATTRIFGSRPGTYGAGLLQLIDSRDWRTDADLAEVYTVWGGYAYGRGLEGRPARAEMESAYRRIAVAAKNTDTREHDIADSDDYFQYHGGMVATVRALKGTAPAAYIGDSTRPETVRTRTLHEETSRVFRARVVNPRWIEAMRRHGYKGAFELAATVDYLFGYDATTGVVADWMYDKLAQTYLLDPENRAFLEQANPWALHGMAERLLEAESRGLWDEPDPEVLERVRELYLETEGGLEGGDDE; from the coding sequence ATGATTCTGCTGCTGTCGACGTCCGACACCGACCTGCTCAGCGCCCGTGCCGCCGCGGGCCCGGTGCCGTACCGCCTCGCCAACCCGGCCCGCCTCGCTCCGGGCGACCTCCCCGGCCTCCTCGACGGCGCCGAACTCGTCGTCGTACGGCTCCTCGGCGGCATCCGCGCCTGGCAGGAGGGTCTCGACGCGCTGCTCGCGGGCGACCTTCCCGTCGTCGTCCTCACCGGTGAACAGGCGCCCGACGCCCAGCTCATGGAGGCGTCCACGGTCCCGGTCGGCATCGCCGCCGAGGCCCACGCCTACCTCGCCCACGGCGGGCCCGCCAACCTCGACCAGCTCGCCCGGTTCCTCTCCGACACCGTGCTGCTCACCGGCCATGGCTTCGAACCGCCCGCGCCCGCGCCCACCTGGGGTCCGCTGGAGCGCACCGACCGCGCGGTCGGCCCCGGCGACGTCACCGGCCCGACCATCGCGGTGCTCTACTACCGCGCCCACCACATGAGCGGCAACACCGCCTTCGTGGAGGCCCTGTGCCGGGCCGTGGAGGACGCCGGCGGCCGCCCGCTGCCGCTGTTCGTCGCCTCGCTGCGGGCCCCCGAACCCGAGTTGATCGAGGCCCTCGGCGCGGCCGACGCCATTGTCACCACCGTCCTCGCGGCCGGTGGCACCCGCCCCGCCGAGGCGTCCGCGGGCGGCGACGACGAGGCGTGGGACGCGGGCGCGCTCACCGCGCTCGACGTGCCCGTGCTGCAGGCGCTGTGCCTGACCTCGTCGCGCGCCGCGTGGGAGGAGAACGACGAGGGGCTCTCCCCGCTGGACGCCGCGACCCAGGTCGCCGTCCCCGAGTTCGACGGGCGGCTCATCACCGTGCCGTTCTCGTTCAAGGAGGTCGACGAGGACGGCCTGCCGGTCTATGCCGCCGATGCCGAGCGCGCCGCGCGTGTCGCCGGAATCGCGGTACGACACGCCCGGCTCCGCCATATCCCCGCCGCCGACAAGCGCCTGGCGCTCGTCCTCTCCGCCTACCCCACCAAGCACTCCCGGATCGGCAACGCCGTCGGCCTCGACACCCCCGCGAGCGCCGTCGCCCTGCTGCGCCGGCTGCGCGCCGATGGCTACGACCTCGGCCCCGAGGACGGGCCGGACGCGCTCCCGGGCCTGGTCTCCGGCGACGGCGACGACCTGATCCGCGCCCTCATCGAGGCCGGCGGCCACGACCAGGAGTGGCTGACCGAGGAGCAGCTCGCCCGCAACCCCGTCCGTGTCCCGGCCGCCGACTACCGCCGCTGGTACGCCACGCTTCCGCAGGCGCTGCGGGACGCGGTCGAGGAGCACTGGGGCCCGCCGCCCGGCCAGATGTTCGTCGACACCAGCCGCGACCCGGAGGGCGAGATCGTGCTGGCCGCGCTGCGCCGCGGCAACCTCCTGGTGGTCATCCAGCCCCCGCGCGGCTTCGGCGAGAACCCCATCGCCATCTACCACGACCCCGATCTGCCGCCCTCGCACCACTACCTGGCCGCCTACCGCTGGATGGCCACGTCCCGCGCCGACGGCGGCTTCGGCGCCGACGCCATGGTCCACCTGGGCAAACACGGCAACCTGGAGTGGCTGCCGGGCAAGAACGCCGGACTGTCCGCCGCCTGCGGCCCCGACGCCGCGCTCGGCGATCTGCCGCTCATCTACCCCTTCCTGGTCAACGACCCGGGCGAGGGCACCCAGGCCAAGCGCCGCGTCCACGCCACCCTCGTCGACCACCTCGTCCCGCCGATGGCCCGCGCCGACTCCTACGGCGACATCGCGCGGCTGGAGCAGCTGCTCGACGAGTACGCCGCCATCTCCGCGATGGACCCGGCCAAGCTCCCCGCCATCCGCGCCCAGATCTGGACCCTCATCCAGGCCGCCCGGCTCGACCACGACCTGGGCCTGGACGACCGGCCGGACGACGACGGCTTCGACGACTTCCTGCTGCATGTCGACGGCTGGCTGTGCGAGGTCAAGGACGCCCAGATACGCGACGGACTGCATGTCCTGGGCACCGCCCCGGCCGGGCTCGCGCGCGTCAACCTGGTGCTGGCCATCCTCCGCGCCCGCCAGATCTGGGGCGGTACGTCCGCACTCCCCGGCCTGCGCGAGGCGCTCGGCCTCGACGAGTCGGCCGCCACCCGCACCGGCGCCGACGAGGCCGAGGAGCGGGCCCGCGCGCTGGTCCAGGCGATGGAGGACGCCGAATGGGCCCCGGAGGCCGTCGAGAAGGCCGTCCTCACCCTGCCCGAGGAGCAGCGCCCCGGCGTCTCCGCGATTCTCGACTTCGCCGCCCGCGAGGTCGTCCCCCGGCTGGCCGCCACGACGGACGAGATCGACCACGCCGTCCACGCCCTCGCCGGCGGGTTCGTCCCCGCGGGGCCGTCCGGCTCGCCGCTGCGCGGCCTGGTCAACGTCCTGCCGACCGGCCGTAACTTCTACTCCGTCGACCCCAAGGCCGTGCCCAGCAGGCTGGCCTGGGAGACCGGCCAGGCCCTCGCCGATTCGCTGCTGGAGCGCTACCGCGCCGACAACGACGGCCAGTGGCCGAAGTCCGTCGGCCTCTCGCTGTGGGGCACGAGCGCGATGCGCACCTCCGGCGACGATGTGGCCGAGGCACTGGCGCTGCTGGGCGTCCGTCCGGTGTGGGACGACGCCTCGCGCCGGGTGACGGGCCTGGAACCCGTGCCGCTCGACCAGCTGGGCCGCCCGCGCGTCGATGTCACCCTGCGCATCAGCGGATTCTTCCGGGACGCCTTCCCCCATGTCGTCGGGCTGCTGGACGACGCCGTACGGCTCGCCGCCTCCCTGGAGGAGAGCGACGAGGACAACTACATACGGGCGCACACCCGCGCCGACCTCGCCGCCCACGGTGACGAGCGCCGCGCCACCACCCGGATCTTCGGCTCCCGCCCCGGTACCTACGGCGCCGGGCTGCTCCAGCTCATCGACAGCCGCGACTGGCGCACCGACGCCGACCTCGCCGAGGTCTACACAGTCTGGGGCGGCTACGCCTACGGCCGCGGTCTCGAGGGGCGGCCGGCGCGGGCCGAGATGGAGAGCGCCTACCGCCGGATCGCGGTCGCGGCCAAGAACACCGACACCCGCGAACACGACATCGCCGACTCCGACGACTACTTCCAGTACCACGGCGGCATGGTGGCCACCGTGCGCGCCCTGAAGGGCACCGCGCCCGCCGCGTACATCGGCGACTCCACTCGCCCCGAGACGGTCCGCACCCGCACCCTCCACGAGGAGACCTCACGGGTCTTCCGCGCCCGGGTGGTCAACCCGCGCTGGATCGAGGCGATGCGCCGCCACGGCTACAAGGGCGCCTTCGAGCTCGCCGCGACGGTCGACTACCTCTTCGGCTACGACGCGACCACGGGCGTGGTCGCCGACTGGATGTACGACAAGCTGGCCCAGACCTATCTGCTCGACCCGGAGAACCGCGCCTTCCTGGAACAGGCCAACCCCTGGGCGCTGCACGGCATGGCCGAGCGGCTGCTGGAGGCCGAGAGCCGCGGGCTGTGGGACGAGCCCGACCCGGAGGTGCTGGAGCGGGTGCGGGAGCTGTATCTGGAGACGGAGGGGGGCCTGGAGGGCGGGGACGACGAATAG